One window from the genome of Streptococcus halotolerans encodes:
- the nagB gene encoding glucosamine-6-phosphate deaminase → MKVITVKNAQEGGKLAFTLLKEKMAQGIQTLGLATGSTPETFYQEIRQSDLDFSEMTSINLDEYVGLDQASDQSYAYFMKEHLFDAKPFKMTYLPDGKATDLEAAAKDYDRIIAENPIDFQILGIGRNGHIGFNEPGTSFDQTTHVVDLAPSTIEANSRFFDSIDDVPKQAMSMGIASIMASKTIVLVAFGSEKADAIKEMVEGPVTEELPASVLQKHDDVIVIVDEAAASKLA, encoded by the coding sequence ATGAAAGTCATTACTGTAAAAAATGCTCAAGAAGGTGGCAAACTTGCTTTTACATTGTTGAAAGAAAAGATGGCACAAGGTATTCAAACATTAGGTTTGGCAACAGGTTCAACTCCTGAAACCTTTTATCAAGAAATCCGTCAGTCTGATTTGGATTTTTCAGAAATGACCAGTATCAATCTTGATGAGTACGTCGGCTTAGATCAAGCAAGTGACCAATCCTATGCTTATTTTATGAAAGAGCATCTCTTTGATGCTAAACCGTTCAAAATGACTTATTTGCCAGATGGTAAGGCTACAGACTTAGAAGCAGCAGCCAAAGACTATGACCGGATTATTGCTGAAAATCCAATCGATTTCCAAATCTTAGGTATTGGTCGAAATGGTCATATTGGCTTTAATGAGCCAGGGACATCTTTTGATCAGACGACTCATGTGGTAGATTTGGCACCCTCGACTATCGAAGCCAATAGTCGCTTCTTTGATAGTATTGATGATGTTCCAAAACAAGCCATGTCAATGGGGATTGCCTCAATCATGGCTTCAAAAACCATTGTTTTAGTAGCCTTTGGATCTGAAAAAGCTGATGCCATCAAGGAAATGGTGGAAGGCCCAGTTACAGAAGAGCTACCAGCTAGTGTTCTTCAAAAACATGATGATGTCATTGTCATTGTAGATGAAGCTGCAGCTAGCAAATTAGCATAA
- a CDS encoding glutathione S-transferase family protein, which translates to MGLLVEGKWQDKWYDTKSTGGKFVRSKAQFRNWITAEGSAGPTGKAGFKAESGRYHLYISLACPWASRTLIMRRLKDLEDHISLSVVNPYMLDNGWTFEDYPGVISDSLFNSQYLYQVYLKADPNYSGRVTVPVLWDKKTQTIVSNESSDIIRMFNTAFNDITGNTDDYYPKEYQTDIDDINSLVYDKVNNGVYKTGFATEQTVYEKELQNLFAGLDNLERHLETQEWLVGDRMTEADIRLFTTLVRFDPVYFGHFKCNLKRLIDYPNLWQYTKRIYNLPGIADTVDFDHIKTHYYGSHKTINPNGIIPVGPDIDWSL; encoded by the coding sequence ATGGGACTTTTAGTAGAGGGCAAATGGCAGGATAAATGGTATGACACTAAGTCAACAGGAGGTAAATTCGTTCGTTCCAAGGCTCAATTTCGCAACTGGATAACGGCTGAGGGTAGTGCTGGTCCGACTGGTAAAGCTGGCTTTAAGGCTGAGTCTGGTCGCTACCATCTCTATATTTCTCTCGCTTGTCCTTGGGCAAGTCGAACGCTAATCATGCGCCGATTGAAGGATTTAGAAGACCATATTTCCCTGTCTGTTGTTAATCCCTACATGCTAGACAATGGTTGGACTTTTGAAGATTATCCAGGTGTTATATCTGATAGTCTTTTCAATAGTCAATACCTGTACCAAGTGTATTTAAAAGCTGATCCTAACTATTCTGGTCGTGTGACCGTGCCAGTCCTATGGGATAAGAAAACCCAAACTATTGTCAGCAATGAGTCATCTGACATCATTCGCATGTTTAACACAGCCTTTAATGATATTACCGGAAATACTGACGACTATTATCCTAAAGAATATCAGACTGATATCGACGACATCAATAGTCTAGTCTATGATAAAGTTAACAACGGGGTTTATAAAACTGGTTTTGCCACAGAACAAACCGTTTACGAAAAAGAACTACAAAACCTCTTTGCTGGACTTGATAACCTTGAAAGGCATCTGGAAACTCAGGAGTGGTTGGTCGGTGACAGAATGACTGAAGCAGATATCAGACTCTTTACAACCCTAGTGCGATTTGATCCTGTTTACTTTGGTCATTTCAAGTGCAATCTAAAACGCTTAATCGACTACCCTAATTTATGGCAATACACCAAACGTATTTACAACCTCCCTGGAATAGCTGATACGGTTGATTTTGATCATATCAAGACCCACTACTACGGCAGCCACAAAACCATCAATCCCAATGGTATCATTCCAGTTGGCCCAGACATTGATTGGTCACTTTAA
- a CDS encoding competence protein CoiA, which translates to MLIAKTVDGRLARAFDNDLNETHYYCPACLGPVHFKKGAIKTWHFAHLSTQNCQFSFENESAEHLSLKAKLFTSLSQNHQVAIEHYFSKYQQIADVFVAPKLVLEVQCSPISNQKWAERTKAYQYQGLYPIWLFGEKLWLKKRLSPFQRTVLSYSDRLGFYFWELDNAKEELRLHYLIHEKLDGELVYLTKTCSFSDDIMTLLRFPFQKKKLVSLTCSGMTNPQQFIQKQLFYKNPKWLKEQELAYQRGDNLLMQETDFFFPQIKPPQISSQNYSEHEKIERYFKQFERYYKNQRLKTSQTLYPPYFYDKMVEKQTRRTT; encoded by the coding sequence ATGTTAATTGCAAAGACAGTTGATGGACGATTAGCCAGGGCATTTGATAATGACCTAAATGAAACGCACTATTATTGCCCTGCTTGTTTAGGTCCTGTCCATTTCAAAAAGGGGGCGATTAAAACTTGGCATTTTGCACATCTATCGACTCAAAACTGTCAATTTAGTTTTGAAAACGAATCGGCTGAACATTTATCTTTAAAAGCTAAGCTTTTTACTTCCTTATCTCAGAATCATCAAGTAGCCATTGAACACTATTTTTCTAAATACCAGCAAATAGCAGATGTTTTTGTCGCACCTAAGTTGGTGTTGGAAGTTCAGTGCTCACCAATCAGTAATCAGAAGTGGGCAGAGCGAACAAAGGCATACCAGTATCAAGGGCTCTATCCCATTTGGCTCTTTGGAGAAAAGTTGTGGTTGAAGAAACGTTTATCACCTTTTCAAAGAACGGTTCTCTCTTATAGTGATCGACTTGGTTTTTATTTTTGGGAGTTGGACAATGCTAAAGAAGAATTACGATTGCACTATTTGATCCATGAAAAATTGGATGGAGAGCTGGTCTATTTGACGAAAACGTGTTCATTCTCTGATGACATCATGACCTTGTTACGATTTCCTTTTCAAAAGAAGAAGCTTGTCAGTTTGACTTGTTCGGGTATGACAAATCCTCAACAGTTCATTCAAAAGCAGCTGTTTTACAAAAATCCAAAATGGTTAAAAGAGCAGGAATTGGCTTATCAGCGCGGTGACAATTTGTTAATGCAAGAGACTGACTTTTTCTTCCCACAAATCAAACCACCTCAAATTAGCAGTCAAAATTATTCAGAGCATGAAAAAATTGAGCGCTATTTTAAGCAGTTTGAGCGCTATTATAAAAATCAACGGTTGAAAACTTCTCAGACCCTGTATCCACCCTACTTTTATGATAAAATGGTAGAAAAACAGACAAGGAGAACAACATGA
- the pepF gene encoding oligoendopeptidase F, with protein MTDNRSHLKKEETWDLTTIFETDEAWEAERQALENDLKASQSNAGHLLDSAKSLLRITETALELMRRLEKLYVYASMKNDQDTTIATYQEMEAKATALSSLYSQTFAFYEPEFLTMSEQQLEDYKAEEPGLLSYDHYFEKLLATKDHVLPKEAEELLAGASEIFGSAAETFSIFDNADVTYPWVTNDEGDLVELTHGNFISLMESKNREVRKGAYDAYYGVYEQFQHTYAKTLQTNVKVHNYQAKVRGYESARHAALSANFIPEEVYDTLLAVVNKHLPLLHRYMKLRQELLGLDDLKMYDVYTPLSEHDMAITYPEALEKSRQVLTVFGKDYSDRVDRAFSERWIDVHVNKGKRSGAYSGGSYDTNAFMLLNWQDTLDNLYTLIHETGHSLHSTFTRENQPYVYGDYSIFLAEIASTTNENILTETLLEEVTDDKERFAILNHYLDGFKGTIFRQTQFAEFELAIHQADQEGKVLTSDFLNQTYAKLNEKYYGLAADDNHNIQFEWARIPHFYYNFYVYQYATGFAAASYLADRIVHGTDQDRENYLDYLKAGNSDYPLNVIAKAGVDMTSADYLEGAFKVFKQRLEELEALVAKREVN; from the coding sequence ATGACTGATAATCGTAGCCATCTGAAAAAAGAAGAAACCTGGGATTTGACTACCATTTTTGAAACGGATGAGGCGTGGGAAGCAGAGCGCCAAGCGTTAGAAAACGATTTGAAAGCTTCTCAAAGTAATGCAGGCCACCTTTTGGATTCAGCTAAGAGTTTATTGCGTATTACGGAAACTGCTCTAGAGTTGATGCGTCGTTTAGAGAAACTATATGTGTACGCATCTATGAAAAATGATCAAGATACAACGATTGCAACTTATCAAGAGATGGAAGCAAAAGCGACAGCCTTATCGTCACTTTATAGTCAGACCTTTGCTTTTTATGAACCTGAATTTTTGACCATGTCAGAGCAGCAACTAGAAGACTATAAGGCAGAAGAGCCTGGCCTTCTTTCTTATGATCATTATTTTGAAAAATTATTAGCCACTAAAGATCATGTCTTGCCGAAAGAGGCTGAAGAATTATTGGCAGGTGCCTCTGAGATTTTTGGTTCTGCTGCTGAAACCTTCTCTATCTTTGATAATGCTGATGTGACCTATCCTTGGGTTACCAATGATGAGGGAGACCTTGTGGAATTAACCCATGGTAATTTTATTAGCCTTATGGAATCTAAAAATCGAGAAGTTCGTAAAGGTGCCTATGATGCTTACTATGGTGTTTATGAGCAGTTCCAACACACCTATGCTAAAACCTTACAAACCAATGTCAAGGTTCATAATTACCAAGCGAAAGTTCGTGGGTATGAATCAGCTCGCCATGCCGCTCTTTCGGCTAATTTCATTCCTGAAGAGGTTTACGATACCTTACTGGCAGTTGTGAATAAGCACTTGCCACTCTTACATCGTTACATGAAGTTACGCCAAGAGTTACTGGGTCTTGATGATCTCAAGATGTATGACGTTTATACGCCGCTTTCAGAGCATGATATGGCTATTACTTATCCAGAAGCACTTGAAAAATCTCGTCAAGTCTTGACAGTGTTTGGTAAAGATTATAGTGATCGCGTTGATCGTGCCTTTTCAGAGCGCTGGATTGATGTTCATGTTAATAAGGGCAAGCGCTCAGGAGCATATTCGGGTGGTTCATACGATACCAATGCCTTTATGCTGCTCAACTGGCAGGATACTTTAGATAATCTTTATACCTTGATTCATGAAACAGGCCATAGCTTACATTCAACTTTTACTCGTGAAAATCAACCCTATGTCTATGGGGATTACAGCATTTTCTTGGCTGAGATTGCCTCAACAACCAATGAAAATATCTTGACGGAAACTCTGCTCGAAGAGGTGACTGATGATAAAGAACGCTTCGCTATTCTCAATCACTATTTGGATGGCTTTAAAGGAACTATCTTCCGTCAAACACAGTTTGCAGAATTTGAATTGGCCATTCATCAGGCTGACCAAGAAGGAAAAGTCTTGACCAGTGATTTTCTTAACCAAACATACGCTAAACTTAACGAAAAATATTATGGTTTAGCAGCTGATGATAATCATAACATTCAGTTTGAGTGGGCTCGTATTCCGCATTTTTACTATAATTTCTATGTTTATCAATATGCGACTGGGTTTGCAGCAGCTTCCTACCTAGCAGACAGAATTGTCCATGGAACAGACCAAGACCGAGAAAACTATCTAGATTATCTTAAAGCTGGTAATTCGGATTACCCACTGAATGTCATCGCTAAAGCAGGTGTTGATATGACAAGCGCTGATTACTTAGAAGGAGCTTTCAAAGTATTTAAGCAACGCTTGGAAGAATTGGAAGCATTGGTGGCAAAACGAGAAGTCAACTAA
- a CDS encoding HAD-IA family hydrolase, whose protein sequence is MARTTFIWDFDGTLVDSYPAILESLKMTYQAFQIPFDAGAVEKYILEKSTGDLLLELERVYHIPFERLKKKQSMEQAARDDRIVLMPGAREVLEWTRKQGIQNMIYTHKGATTESVLKKLGISDYFREIITSADGFKRKPHSQAVDYLVEKYHLARASTVYIGDRSIDMDLAFQSGIKSINLTQVDNTFNHKITKLTDIFEIID, encoded by the coding sequence ATGGCTAGAACAACTTTTATATGGGACTTTGATGGCACTTTGGTAGATTCTTATCCAGCTATTCTGGAATCACTGAAGATGACCTATCAGGCCTTTCAGATTCCATTTGATGCTGGCGCTGTGGAAAAGTATATTTTAGAGAAATCGACAGGTGACTTATTGTTAGAGCTGGAGAGAGTTTATCATATTCCATTCGAACGGTTGAAGAAAAAGCAATCGATGGAACAGGCGGCGCGTGATGATCGTATTGTCTTAATGCCAGGAGCCAGAGAGGTTTTAGAATGGACAAGAAAGCAAGGGATTCAAAATATGATCTACACGCACAAGGGGGCGACTACCGAATCAGTTTTGAAAAAATTGGGTATCTCTGACTATTTTAGAGAAATCATAACCTCAGCCGATGGTTTTAAACGAAAACCGCATTCTCAAGCAGTGGATTACCTTGTGGAAAAATACCACTTAGCTAGAGCCTCAACGGTCTATATAGGCGATAGAAGTATTGATATGGATTTAGCATTTCAGTCAGGTATTAAGTCCATTAATTTGACGCAAGTAGACAATACGTTTAATCATAAGATAACAAAATTGACCGATATTTTTGAGATTATCGATTAA
- a CDS encoding O-methyltransferase — protein sequence MVESYSQNANHNMRRPVVKEEIVDYMRTHLLENQGHLAEIEAFAHEHNIPIIQHEVVAYFRLLMKTLAPKHILEIGTAIGFSALLMAEFAPESQITTIDRNPEMIGLAKENFDQYDSRKQIRLLEGDAVDLIKGLDQEYDFVFMDSAKSKYIVFLPEILKHVKKGGLIVFDDIFQGGDIAKPIEEVRRGQRTIYRGLHRLFDSTLKHPGLTASLIPMSDGLLLLRKDEDDVILSD from the coding sequence ATGGTAGAAAGTTATTCACAAAACGCAAACCACAATATGAGACGTCCTGTTGTTAAGGAAGAAATTGTGGATTATATGCGAACACACTTATTAGAAAACCAAGGTCATTTAGCAGAGATTGAAGCGTTTGCCCATGAGCATAATATTCCTATTATTCAGCATGAGGTAGTAGCTTATTTTCGTCTATTAATGAAAACTTTGGCTCCTAAACATATCTTAGAGATTGGGACAGCAATAGGTTTTTCAGCTCTTTTGATGGCAGAGTTTGCACCAGAATCTCAAATCACAACGATTGATCGTAACCCTGAGATGATTGGATTAGCTAAAGAAAATTTTGATCAGTATGACAGTCGCAAACAAATTAGGCTTTTAGAAGGGGATGCAGTAGATTTGATCAAGGGCTTGGATCAAGAGTATGATTTTGTCTTCATGGATTCAGCTAAATCTAAATATATTGTATTCTTACCGGAAATTCTTAAACATGTGAAAAAAGGTGGCCTTATTGTCTTTGACGATATTTTCCAAGGAGGAGATATTGCCAAGCCGATAGAAGAGGTGCGACGTGGGCAGAGAACCATTTATCGAGGCTTACATCGACTTTTTGATAGCACCCTAAAACATCCAGGACTAACTGCAAGTCTTATTCCAATGAGTGATGGGTTATTGTTGTTGAGAAAAGATGAGGATGACGTTATCCTCTCAGATTAA